One window of the Methylovirgula sp. HY1 genome contains the following:
- a CDS encoding IS1595 family transposase: MSQHFLLTRQAKTLSLAQVFRMSDAEAEMTFRKVRWPETDGAPVCPACGGLDAYDCRRPNGASRFRCRACRKDFSVTSGTLFASHKLPLRGYLAAIAIFANEVKGKAALALSRDLGVSYKAAFVLAHKLREAMAEEMKGRVVGGEGKVVETDGAYFGGYVKPANRKEDRRDRRFLENQSGKRKVVVIVRERNGHSLPAVFRTEGQALNFIKARVAKGTIVNADEAPSWDSLHAHFEMKRINHQEAYSLDGACTNWAEEYFSRLRRAEAGHYHRIASDYLLRYAQEASWREDHRRMSNGDQTFAVAGLAMSKKTSPDFVGYWQRHRVVA, translated from the coding sequence ATGTCGCAGCATTTCCTTCTCACCCGGCAAGCCAAGACCTTGAGCCTCGCTCAAGTCTTCCGCATGTCGGATGCCGAGGCGGAAATGACCTTCCGCAAGGTTCGTTGGCCTGAGACGGACGGCGCTCCGGTTTGCCCCGCATGTGGCGGACTTGATGCTTATGATTGCCGCCGCCCGAACGGCGCTTCCCGCTTTCGTTGCCGCGCCTGCCGCAAGGATTTCTCGGTCACTTCGGGAACGCTGTTTGCCAGCCATAAGTTGCCCTTACGCGGCTATCTGGCGGCGATTGCGATCTTCGCCAACGAAGTGAAGGGCAAAGCGGCCTTGGCCCTCTCACGCGATTTGGGCGTGTCTTATAAGGCCGCTTTCGTGCTCGCCCATAAGCTGCGCGAAGCAATGGCCGAAGAGATGAAGGGCCGCGTTGTCGGCGGTGAAGGCAAGGTTGTCGAAACCGATGGCGCTTACTTTGGCGGCTATGTAAAGCCGGCCAATCGGAAGGAAGATCGCCGCGACCGCCGCTTTTTGGAAAACCAAAGCGGCAAGCGCAAGGTTGTCGTCATCGTTCGCGAGCGCAATGGTCATTCCCTGCCGGCCGTGTTCCGCACCGAAGGTCAGGCGCTCAACTTCATCAAGGCGCGCGTCGCCAAGGGAACGATTGTGAATGCCGATGAGGCGCCGTCATGGGATAGCCTGCACGCCCATTTCGAGATGAAGCGGATCAACCACCAAGAGGCCTATTCACTCGACGGCGCTTGCACGAATTGGGCAGAGGAATATTTCAGCCGGTTGCGCCGCGCGGAAGCGGGCCATTATCATCGTATTGCTAGCGATTATTTGCTCCGCTACGCTCAAGAGGCGAGCTGGCGGGAAGATCACCGCCGCATGTCAAACGGGGATCAAACTTTCGCCGTTGCGGGGCTCGCGATGAGCAAGAAGACGAGCCCGGATTTCGTCGGCTATTGGCAGAGACACCGCGTCGTTGCTTGA
- a CDS encoding lysine--tRNA ligase yields the protein MSSVAQPANPPLSLLDAARNSNAWPFEEARKIVKRIEKTGKTEVLFETGYGPSGLPHIGTFGEVARTSMVRHAFRVLTGDQVKTRLLAFSDDMDGLRKVPDNIPNRELIAAHLGKPLTQVPDPFGTHPSFGAHNNARLRAFLDAFGFDYEFASATDYYTSGRFDAALLRLLARYEEVMAIMLPSFRQERAATYSPFLPIHPVTNIVMQVPIDALDAQAGTITWHDPETAESFVTPVTGGKCKLQWKPDWAMRWYALGVDYEMAGKDLIDSVKLSGEIVRTLGGSAPEGFNYELFLDEKGQKISKSKGNGLTIEDWLTYASPESLSLFMYQKPSAAKRLYFDVIPRTVDDYLTFLEAYPRQDAKEHLGNPVWHIHSGEPPAPELLRHEGSGTTISFVMLLNLAAVANSEDPLVLWGFLRRYAPDVTPQNHPRLDQLVTYAVRYFRDFVRPNKAYRAPDDIERAALAQLADMLANLPAQASAELIQTSLYDIARPIPRYQDLKAKGATPERPGVSNEWFNMLYQVLLGESRGPRFGSFVALYGIAETRRLIGEALDGALLRKHAAFVEERGGAKI from the coding sequence ATGTCTTCCGTCGCACAGCCGGCAAACCCGCCGCTCTCTCTTCTCGATGCTGCCCGCAATTCCAACGCCTGGCCGTTCGAAGAGGCGCGGAAAATCGTCAAAAGGATCGAGAAAACCGGCAAGACCGAGGTGCTGTTCGAGACCGGATACGGACCCTCTGGCCTGCCGCATATCGGCACGTTCGGCGAGGTCGCGCGCACCAGCATGGTGCGCCATGCCTTCCGCGTCTTGACCGGCGATCAGGTCAAAACGCGGCTTCTCGCCTTTTCCGACGATATGGATGGCCTGCGCAAAGTCCCCGATAATATCCCCAACCGCGAACTCATCGCGGCGCATCTCGGTAAGCCCTTGACGCAAGTGCCCGATCCGTTCGGGACGCATCCAAGCTTCGGCGCCCACAACAACGCGCGGCTGCGCGCCTTTCTCGATGCATTCGGCTTCGATTATGAATTCGCTTCAGCCACGGATTATTACACCTCCGGCCGGTTCGATGCGGCGCTCCTGCGCCTGCTCGCCCGCTATGAAGAGGTGATGGCGATCATGCTGCCGAGCTTTCGGCAGGAACGCGCCGCGACCTATTCGCCGTTTCTGCCGATCCATCCGGTGACCAATATCGTCATGCAAGTGCCGATCGATGCCTTGGACGCGCAGGCGGGCACGATCACCTGGCACGATCCGGAGACGGCTGAGAGCTTCGTGACGCCGGTCACCGGCGGCAAATGCAAATTGCAATGGAAGCCCGATTGGGCAATGCGCTGGTATGCCCTCGGCGTCGATTACGAGATGGCCGGCAAGGATCTGATCGACTCGGTGAAACTCTCCGGCGAGATCGTGCGCACGCTCGGCGGGTCGGCCCCGGAGGGGTTCAATTACGAATTGTTCCTCGACGAGAAGGGCCAAAAAATCTCGAAGTCAAAAGGCAATGGCCTGACGATCGAGGATTGGCTGACCTATGCAAGCCCGGAGAGCCTGTCGCTCTTCATGTATCAAAAGCCAAGCGCGGCGAAGCGGCTCTATTTCGATGTGATCCCGCGCACGGTCGATGATTATCTGACTTTTCTCGAGGCCTATCCGCGCCAGGACGCCAAGGAGCATCTCGGCAATCCGGTCTGGCACATTCATTCCGGCGAACCGCCGGCGCCGGAACTGCTGCGCCACGAAGGCAGCGGCACGACCATCTCGTTTGTGATGCTGCTCAACCTTGCCGCCGTCGCCAACAGCGAAGACCCTCTGGTGTTATGGGGATTTCTGCGCCGCTATGCACCGGATGTGACACCGCAGAATCATCCGCGGCTCGATCAACTCGTCACTTATGCGGTGCGCTATTTCCGCGATTTCGTCCGCCCGAACAAAGCTTATCGCGCGCCGGACGACATCGAGCGTGCGGCGCTCGCGCAACTCGCCGACATGCTCGCCAATCTACCGGCACAGGCGAGCGCTGAGCTGATCCAGACCAGCCTCTATGACATCGCGCGGCCAATTCCGCGCTATCAGGATTTGAAGGCCAAGGGCGCGACACCCGAACGACCGGGCGTCTCCAATGAATGGTTCAACATGCTCTATCAAGTGCTGCTCGGCGAAAGCCGCGGGCCGCGCTTCGGTTCGTTCGTCGCGCTTTATGGGATTGCCGAAACGCGGCGATTGATCGGCGAGGCTCTGGATGGTGCGCTGCTGCGCAAACATGCTGCTTTTGTGGAAGAAAGAGGCGGCGCCAAAATCTGA
- the fhcD gene encoding formylmethanofuran--tetrahydromethanopterin N-formyltransferase has product MRPMIKNGVRIDESFAEAFPMQGTALLITGPNKRWARQAAVTMTGFATSVIGCGCEAGIDCEVDARETPDGRPGVRVLLLAMSGEELQKQLVNRVGQCVLTSPGSACFSDLQADEELKLGDSLRYFGDGWQISKKFGSRHFWRVPVMDGEFLCESGAGVTKGGVGGGNLLIMGADYEKTLRAAEAAVEAMNDVRDVVLPFPGGIVRSGSKVGSKYKVMFASTNDAYCPSLRGSVATALDDDIGCVLEIVIDGLTEKSVADAMRAGIAAIVKLGPRAGARRIGAGNYGGKLGPFHYHLKDLLP; this is encoded by the coding sequence ATGCGGCCGATGATCAAAAATGGGGTACGTATCGACGAAAGCTTCGCCGAAGCTTTCCCGATGCAGGGCACGGCGCTGCTTATCACTGGGCCGAACAAGCGCTGGGCGCGGCAAGCCGCGGTGACCATGACTGGCTTTGCCACGTCGGTCATCGGCTGCGGTTGCGAGGCCGGCATCGATTGTGAAGTGGATGCGCGCGAGACGCCAGACGGAAGGCCGGGCGTTCGCGTCCTGCTCCTCGCCATGTCGGGCGAGGAGCTGCAAAAGCAGCTCGTCAATCGCGTCGGCCAATGCGTTTTGACCTCGCCCGGTTCGGCCTGCTTTTCCGACCTTCAGGCCGATGAGGAGCTGAAGCTCGGCGATTCGCTGCGCTATTTCGGCGATGGCTGGCAGATCTCGAAGAAATTCGGCAGCCGGCATTTCTGGCGCGTGCCCGTCATGGACGGCGAATTCCTCTGCGAGTCCGGCGCCGGCGTCACCAAGGGCGGCGTCGGCGGCGGCAATCTGCTCATCATGGGCGCCGATTACGAGAAGACCTTGCGGGCTGCCGAAGCCGCGGTCGAGGCGATGAACGACGTGCGCGACGTCGTGCTGCCTTTTCCCGGCGGTATCGTTCGCTCGGGCTCGAAGGTCGGCTCGAAATACAAAGTCATGTTCGCGTCGACCAATGATGCCTATTGCCCGAGCCTGCGCGGCTCGGTTGCGACGGCGCTCGACGATGACATCGGCTGCGTGCTCGAAATCGTGATCGACGGCTTGACCGAGAAGTCCGTTGCCGATGCGATGCGCGCCGGCATTGCCGCGATCGTCAAGCTCGGGCCGCGGGCTGGCGCCCGCCGCATCGGCGCCGGCAATTACGGCGGCAAGCTCGGACCCTTCCATTATCATCTGAAAGATCTTCTGCCATGA
- a CDS encoding DUF6471 domain-containing protein, protein MGIAANEAELAQKASRYLKAEMKRAGVTYSELAKRLEAHGLHETEASITSKLARGTFAATFFLGCVAALELDGIRLEDI, encoded by the coding sequence ATGGGCATCGCAGCAAACGAGGCCGAACTGGCGCAAAAGGCGTCCCGTTATCTCAAAGCTGAGATGAAAAGGGCCGGCGTGACCTATTCCGAGCTGGCGAAGCGTCTAGAGGCGCATGGACTTCATGAAACAGAAGCGTCGATCACGAGTAAGCTCGCGAGAGGGACGTTTGCAGCAACTTTTTTCTTGGGATGCGTTGCGGCGCTAGAATTGGATGGAATCAGATTAGAAGATATCTAA
- a CDS encoding glycosyltransferase family 2 protein produces MLNIGLGDLGLPFPLGGSSNHFRTDILRKLCGWDAWNVTEDADIGFRLARFGYRTETLASSTLEEAPATLQGFIGQRRRWCKGWYQTLGTLCHDPHRVLRQVGLARGIAMLLVLFSNVLTPLCAPLGALCLGFAAIRHGLSWPSTILEIGATTLWSSVLLGGGGAVLGPILLGMKRRGLLPLWPKLLLLPAYYALISFAAWTGLYELVVRPYHWCKTEHGGSGISAEATGPPALK; encoded by the coding sequence GTGCTGAACATCGGCCTCGGCGATCTCGGGCTGCCGTTTCCTCTCGGTGGCAGTTCCAATCATTTTCGTACGGATATATTGCGCAAGCTCTGCGGTTGGGACGCCTGGAACGTGACCGAGGACGCCGATATCGGCTTCCGTTTGGCGCGTTTTGGCTATCGCACCGAAACCCTTGCTTCATCCACACTCGAAGAAGCCCCAGCGACCTTGCAAGGTTTCATTGGGCAAAGACGACGCTGGTGCAAAGGCTGGTATCAAACACTCGGCACACTTTGCCACGATCCCCACCGCGTGCTGCGCCAGGTCGGGCTTGCGCGGGGCATCGCTATGCTTCTCGTCCTGTTCTCGAACGTCCTGACGCCGCTTTGCGCTCCACTCGGCGCGCTATGTTTGGGTTTTGCCGCCATACGCCACGGTCTCTCCTGGCCTTCGACAATTTTGGAGATCGGCGCGACGACCTTGTGGAGTTCCGTTCTTTTGGGCGGGGGTGGTGCGGTTCTGGGACCTATCCTCCTTGGCATGAAGCGGCGCGGTCTTCTCCCGCTGTGGCCGAAGCTTCTCCTCCTGCCGGCCTATTATGCGCTCATCTCCTTCGCCGCTTGGACAGGGCTCTACGAGCTCGTGGTGCGCCCCTATCATTGGTGCAAGACCGAGCATGGCGGCAGCGGCATAAGCGCCGAGGCCACGGGGCCGCCCGCCCTCAAATAG
- a CDS encoding formylmethanofuran dehydrogenase subunit C — MKPLVFALKAKPAQRLDLSPLLPHLLAGKSVAEIAAIDLATTREKITVGDVFTLRAGSVEEIRFDGGSERFDRLGRGLQNGRISVDGDVGIEAGRGMSGGELVVSGDAGPFAGSGMSGGRIEIAGDAGDFLAGPREGEMQGMSGGVLIVRGSVGQRPGDRLRRGTIVIEGHTGDCPGSRMIAGTLVVLGRCGAHPGYLMKRGTIALAKPPVLGATFVDSGMFASSFPGLFSRLLQAESSGAGKLFKAPLRRFSGDMAALGKGEIFVPA; from the coding sequence ATGAAACCGCTCGTCTTCGCTCTCAAGGCAAAGCCCGCCCAGCGGCTCGATCTTTCGCCGCTTCTGCCGCATCTTCTCGCCGGCAAAAGCGTGGCCGAGATTGCCGCGATCGATCTCGCGACGACGCGTGAAAAAATCACCGTCGGTGATGTTTTCACGTTGCGTGCCGGCTCTGTCGAAGAGATTCGCTTCGACGGCGGCTCCGAGCGTTTCGACAGACTCGGCCGGGGCCTCCAGAATGGCCGCATCAGCGTCGATGGCGATGTCGGGATCGAAGCCGGGCGCGGCATGTCGGGTGGTGAACTCGTGGTTTCCGGCGATGCCGGGCCTTTCGCCGGCTCGGGCATGAGTGGTGGCCGGATCGAGATCGCCGGCGATGCCGGAGATTTCCTGGCTGGACCGCGCGAAGGCGAGATGCAGGGCATGTCGGGCGGCGTGCTGATCGTGCGCGGCAGCGTGGGGCAACGGCCGGGCGACCGCTTGCGCCGTGGCACGATCGTGATCGAAGGCCATACGGGCGATTGCCCCGGCAGCCGCATGATCGCCGGCACGCTCGTGGTCCTCGGCCGCTGCGGTGCGCATCCGGGCTATTTGATGAAGCGCGGCACGATCGCGCTCGCCAAGCCGCCGGTGCTCGGCGCCACTTTCGTCGATTCGGGCATGTTCGCGTCGAGTTTCCCCGGCCTTTTTTCGCGGCTTTTGCAGGCGGAAAGCAGCGGCGCCGGAAAGCTCTTCAAAGCACCGTTGCGGCGGTTTTCCGGCGATATGGCGGCGCTTGGAAAGGGCGAGATTTTCGTCCCGGCGTAG